A window of the Gordonia humi genome harbors these coding sequences:
- a CDS encoding SDR family NAD(P)-dependent oxidoreductase has translation MEFSSEAVARDLTGQWCVVTGGSDGIGYAIAERFVAAGAHVLIAARGAEKLDAARIRLDARSDGSQKVLAHRTDAGDRESIAGLFARIDELDALNVFVANAGSGSIEPFLELDVVVWDRTIGLNLTGTFTCVQSAARRMVAAGEGNRSIIAISSIRGLGARPGTAHYAASKAGLNQMMRVAAYELAEHRVRANVLSPGITQTSLSDGNPEVRTRMVEHVPMSRAGSTEDMAAGAHYLASPSSGFVTGTNVVIDGGESLW, from the coding sequence ATGGAATTCTCGTCCGAAGCAGTGGCCCGGGATCTTACCGGCCAGTGGTGCGTGGTGACCGGCGGCAGCGACGGCATCGGTTACGCGATAGCCGAGCGGTTCGTCGCCGCCGGGGCCCATGTGCTCATCGCCGCACGCGGCGCGGAGAAGCTCGACGCCGCACGGATTCGGTTGGATGCCCGCAGCGACGGATCTCAGAAGGTCCTCGCACACCGCACCGATGCGGGGGATCGGGAATCGATCGCGGGGCTGTTCGCGCGGATCGACGAGCTCGATGCTCTCAACGTGTTCGTGGCGAACGCCGGCAGCGGATCGATCGAGCCCTTCCTCGAACTCGATGTCGTCGTCTGGGACCGCACCATCGGACTGAACCTGACGGGTACGTTCACCTGTGTGCAGAGTGCAGCGCGGCGAATGGTCGCCGCCGGGGAGGGGAACCGTTCGATCATCGCGATCTCCTCGATCCGCGGTCTGGGCGCTCGACCCGGCACCGCTCACTATGCCGCGAGCAAGGCGGGCCTGAACCAGATGATGCGTGTCGCCGCCTACGAACTGGCCGAACACCGCGTGCGCGCGAATGTCCTGTCACCGGGCATCACGCAGACCTCCCTCTCGGACGGGAATCCCGAGGTGCGTACCCGGATGGTTGAGCACGTGCCCATGTCGAGGGCAGGGAGTACCGAAGACATGGCGGCCGGCGCGCACTACTTAGCTTCCCCGTCTTCGGGTTTCGTCACTGGGACGAATGTCGTCATCGACGGCGGCGAATCGCTCTGGTGA